CCACGCCGCTGGCCCAGATCAACGACACGGGCTGCATCACGATCGGCAAGGGCGTGGGCGGCGAGCGCTGCAACGCCAAGAAGCAGGTCTACGGCGCGGTCGACCTGCGCCGCGCGATGACGGTGTCCTCGGACATCTACTTCTACGTCATGGGCCAGCGCCTCAACGCCGTCGCCGACGAGCCGCTGCAGACCTGGGCCCGCCGCCTGGGCTACGGCCGGCGCACCGGCATCGACCTGCCCGTCGGCGCCAAGGGCCTGGTCCCGGACGCCGAGTGGCGCGAGGACGCCAACCGGCGCGAGGCCGACTGCCGCAAGGACAACGACGGCAAGCCGTGCGGGATCGCCGACGGCACGAACCGCCCGTGGCTCGAGGGCGACGAGGTCAACCTCGCCATCGGCCAGGGCGACCTCCAGGCCACGCCGCTGCAGGTGGCGCTCTCCTACGCCGCGATCGCCAACGGCGGCCGGGTGCCCAAGCCGCACCTCGCCCAGCGCGTGGAGGACGAGCAGGGCCGCGTCCTGCAGCGCATCGACCCCGGCACCGCCCGGCGCTTCAGGCTGCCCGAGGAGTGGCGCGCGGCGATCATGGACGGCCTGAAGGGCGCGGCCTCCGCACCCGGCGGCACGTCGACGGGCGTCTTCCAGGGCTGGGACCACGACCGCTTCCCGGTCTACGGCAAGACCGGCACCGTGCAGCGCACCGGCCAGAACGACTCGTCCTGGTACGTCGCCTACGCCCACCAGGCCACGCCGGAGGGCAAGCGGCTGCGGCCGATCGTCGTCGCCGCGCTCGTCGAGGGCGGCGGGTTCGGCGCCGCGTCGGCCGCCCCGGCGGTCAAGCAGGTCCTGTCCAAGTGGTTCACCGGCAAGGCCGGCGAGTTCACCCCGGGGTCGTCGACGGACACGTGAGCGCGCTCGGCTCCACGATCACCGACGTCCAGGGCGACCGGCCCAAGCCGGCCGCGCGGCCCGCCGGCATGGCGCTGCCCGTCGACCTCGTCCTCTGGCTGTCGGTCCTCGGCGTCTGCGCCGTCTCGCTCGTCACGCTCAACGCGGCGACCGCGGACGACATCCCGGGCAGCCCGCACTACTTCGTCATCCGCCAGGGCGCCTTCATGGTCGTCGGGATCGCGCTCGCGCTCGTGCTGTCGCGCATCGACTACAGCCGCATGCGCGAGCTGCGCCACGGCCTCTACGGGCTGCTGATCTTCGGCATCCTCGCCGTCTTCGCCCTGGGATCGGACTCGCGCGGCTCCAAGCGCGCGATCTCCACCCCCTTCTTCGAGATCCAGTTCTCCGAGCTCGGCAAGGTCCTGCTCGTGCTCGTGCTCTCGGCCTTCCTGGTCGAGCGCGCGCGGCGCCTGCGTGACCGCGACACGACCGCCCGCGCGATGTTGCTCGCGCTGTTCCCGGCGGCGATCGTGATGGCCGAGGACCTCGGGTCCGGGCTGGTGTTCATCGCCATCGCGCTGTCCGTGCTGTTCGTGGCCGGCGTGTCGGGCAAGCACCTCCTGGGCCTGGTCGCGCTCGGCGCGGCCGCCGTCACCCTCGTGCTCGTCGCCGCACCGGCGATGGGCGTCGAGGTGCTCAAGCCGTACCAGCAGGACCGCCTCACGTCGTTCCTGCACCCGTCCGAGGACCCCGGCGCCGCCGGCTACCAGCAGAACCAGTCGCGCATCGCCATCGGCTCAGGTCAGAAGACCGGCCGGGGCGACGCGGCGACGCAGACGGAGCTCAACTTCCTCCCCGAGCACCACACGGACTTCGCGTTCGCC
The DNA window shown above is from Conexibacter sp. SYSU D00693 and carries:
- a CDS encoding FtsW/RodA/SpoVE family cell cycle protein, coding for MSALGSTITDVQGDRPKPAARPAGMALPVDLVLWLSVLGVCAVSLVTLNAATADDIPGSPHYFVIRQGAFMVVGIALALVLSRIDYSRMRELRHGLYGLLIFGILAVFALGSDSRGSKRAISTPFFEIQFSELGKVLLVLVLSAFLVERARRLRDRDTTARAMLLALFPAAIVMAEDLGSGLVFIAIALSVLFVAGVSGKHLLGLVALGAAAVTLVLVAAPAMGVEVLKPYQQDRLTSFLHPSEDPGAAGYQQNQSRIAIGSGQKTGRGDAATQTELNFLPEHHTDFAFAVVGERWGFAGAALVLTLYALLIWRAMRILVIAKNLFGALVVGGVVGMLLCQVFVNVGMNVGIMPITGIPLPLLSYGGSSVLSTFLAIGLLQSVYWQGRGAAALKGRIRT